The following are encoded together in the Pieris napi chromosome 17, ilPieNapi1.2, whole genome shotgun sequence genome:
- the LOC125058043 gene encoding probable cytochrome P450 6a18, whose amino-acid sequence MFIILLAIAVVLCYIYNLRQFKYFSRKHIKYDRPLPIFGNHLQVVFSRKTEVQMVNALYKKYPHEKLVGYYKGTKPIVVIRDLEVIKHVLSVNFLEFTDRGVQSNTKIDPLMRNIFTEVGDTWRIIRNYLSPAFSSSKLKNMLPLIVDCTHKLVSVAHNLALEEKEFDACNLSARFTIDVIGACGFGIDMKSMNNEHSLFLHLRDILFVKSKMRILVFGIYDIFPNIFPEIMRFKRSNIQQIIKKIFDSVCSQKTDDAITHDFLDMMLKLRQIGKLSGDAMEVDENGKKKKIEIEFDEDRMLAQLYIFFVAGFETSSTVMGYAMHQLAFHPEIQNEVQQEIDEIFAKNDNKLCYQSLCQMNLLEMVTKEALRLFPPGAAIGRTCTKDFVIPELNIQIEAGTTVGIPVYGIQTDPQFFENPLEFNPKRFSNEASQNRHKYAFLPFGEGPRKCIGARLGTLIVMAGLAVLLEKFSIKPSPSSTRNIKVNPASYIVHSVDGGLPVQLILRNK is encoded by the exons atgtttataatattattagcaaTAGCAGTAGTtttgtgttatatttataacctaagacaatttaaatatttttcaagaaaGCATATTAAATATGACAGACCTTTACCAATATTCGGCAACCATCTTCAAGTGGTATTTTCGAGGAAGACTGAAGTTCAAATGGTAAATGCTCTTTACAAGAAATATCCACATGAAAAGCTTGTTGGATACTACAAAGGAACTAAACCAATAGTCGTTATTCGAGATTTGGAAGTCATAAAACATGTACTAAGCGTAAATTTTCTTGAATTTACTGATCGGGGAGTACAGAGCAACACAAAAATTGACCCTTTAATGCGAAACATTTTTACTGAGGTCGGCGATACATGGAGaattattagaaattatcTTTCGCCAGCATTTTCCAGTAGTAAATTAAAGAATATGCTACCCTTGATAGTGGACTGTACACACAAATTAGTCAGTGTTGCCCACAATCTTGCTTTAGAGGAAAAAGAATTTGATGCTTGCAATCTGTCCGCTCGATTTACAATAGATGTGATCGGTGCTTGTGGCTTTGGTATTGATATGAAATCAATGAACAATGAACATTCACTTTTCCTGCACCTTCGAGATATCCTATTCGTAAAATCTAAAATGAGGATCCTTGTATTTGGTATTTACGATATTTTCCCTAACATCTTTCCGGAAATAATGCGATTCAAAAGATCAAATATTCaacagataataaaaaaaatatttgacagtGTTTGCAGTCAAAAAACAGATGATGCAATAACTCATGATTTTTTGGATATGATGCTGAAATTAAGACAAATAGGAAAATTATCTGGAGACGCTATGGAAGTAGACGAAAACggtaagaagaaaaaaattgaaatcgaATTTGATGAAGATCGTATGCTGGCtcaattatacatatttttcgtGGCTGGTTTTGAAACATCATCGACAGTCATGGGCTATGCTATGCATCAATTAGCATTCCACCCTGAGATACAAAATGAGGTACAACAAGAAATAGATGAAATCTTCGCCAAAAACGATAATAAACTGTGTTATCAATCACTATGTCAAATGAATTTATTGGAAATGGTAACAAAGGAAGCATTGAGACTGTTTCCACCCGGTGCTGCGATAGGAAGGACTTGTACAAAAGATTTTGTCATACCAGAACTTAATATTCAAATTGAGGCTGGTACAACAGTTGGTATACCAGTATATGGAATCCAAACTGACCCACAATTCTTTGAAAACCCACTAGAATTCAATCCAAAACGATTTTCCAACGAAGCGTCGCAGAATCGCCACAAATACGCGTTTTTACCATTTGGAGAGGGGCCTAGAAAATGTATAG gaGCTCGATTGGGGACTCTGATCGTGATGGCAGGTTTAGCGGTGCTACTCGAGAAATTCTCCATTAAGCCATCGCCCTCATCAACTAGAAATATAAAAGTGAATCCAGCCTCTTACATCGTACACAGTGTCGACGGAGGGCTCCCAGTGCAgcttattttaagaaataaataa
- the LOC125058101 gene encoding cytochrome P450 6B5-like, with amino-acid sequence MLYILLIVVILYFYYMRKFQYFSQRNIKHESPVPIFGNHTKVFFARRTNIETACYLYKKYSDEKYVGYYRGTNPEIVVRDPDLVKYILSENFLVFPNRGVKRDPKIEPLMLNMLSEEGDAWKLLRTNLSPAFSSSRIKSMFPIVVDYAEKFVKIAHNLAMEEKEFDAYIFTARFTIDLIGACGFGIDMNAINNEQSLFIKLRDYMFIKSKLQMILFGVYDLFPQSLINKVPLLKPQVRDIIMEILHSVRSHRQHGDTQQNDFINILLELGKVGKLTGDSLETDDTGKYKQAEIEFDNNRIAAQLFIYFIAGFETSSTTMSYAMHQLAHHPEIQQEVQKEIDTILAKHDGRLCYESVSEMLFLEMVVKESLRLFPPAGLTTRASPKDCTLPGINGTIKTGTRITIPIHALHMDETYFDNPEEFDPKRFSNESSQPRHKYAYIPFGEGPRKCIGARFGTLNTMVGLAAVLHKYNIKPSQSTRKNIRPNRAAHLIQFIDGGLPLKLTMRE; translated from the exons atgttATACATCCTTCTAATTGTTGTTATATTGTATTTCTATTACATGagaaaatttcaatatttctcTCAAAGAAACATCAAACATGAATCGCCTGTACCAATTTTTGGAAATCATACAAAAGTCTTTTTTGCAAGGAGAACTAATATTGAGACTGCAtgctatttatataaaaaatattctgacGAAAAATATGTGGGATATTACAGAGGGACGAATCCAGAAATCGTCGTGCGTGATCCTGATTtagtgaaatatattttaagcgaAAATTTCTTGGTGTTTCCTAATCGAGGAGTTAAACGTGATCCAAAAATTGAGCCCCTCATGTTAAATATGCTCTCAGAAGAAGGCGATGCATGGAAGTTACTAAGAACTAACCTCTCGCCAGCATTTTCAAGCAGTAGAATAAAAAGCATGTTTCCTATTGTAGTAGACTATGCTGAAAAATTTGTGAAAATAGCTCACAATTTAGCAATGGAAGAAAAAGAATTTGatgcatatatttttactgCACGCTTCACAATAGATTTGATTGGTGCTTGTGGATTCGGAATTGACATGAATGCCATTAATAATGAGCAGTCTCTCTTTATTAAACTACGTgactatatgtttataaaatctaaattgcAAATGATTCTTTTTGGAGTATATGACCTTTTTCCTCAATCGCTTATTAATAAGGTTCCTTTATTAAAACCGCAAGTTCGCGATATAATTATGGAAATTCTACATAGCGTTCGTAGTCACCGACAACATGGTGACACTCAGCAAAacgattttatcaatattttactCGAATTGGGTAAGGTGGGCAAATTAACTGGCGATTCTTTAGAAACTGATGATACTGGCAAATATAAACAGGCAGAAATTGAATTTGACAATAACAGAATAGCTGCccaactatttatatattttatagctgGCTTTGAAACATCTTCAACAACAATGAGTTATGCCATGCATCAACTCGCACACCATCCTGAAATACAACAGGAAGTTCAAAAAGAAATTGATACAATACTAGCTAAGCACGATGGTAGACTTTGCTATGAATCAGTATCGGAAATGCTTTTCCTAGAAATGGTAGTAAAAGAATCACTAAGATTATTTCCACCAGCTGGTTTGACGACAAGGGCTTCGCCCAAAGATTGTACCCTACCGGGAATAAATGGAACGATCAAAACTGGAACAAGAATAACAATTCCAATACACGCACTTCACATGGATGAAACGTACTTTGATAACCCAGAGGAGTTTGACCCGAAGCGTTTTTCTAATGAATCTTCACAACCAAGACACAAATACGCATATATTCCGTTTGGAGAGGGACCAAGAAAATGTATAG GGGCTCGTTTTGGAACATTAAATACGATGGTAGGACTGGCAGCAGTTCTTCATAAATACAACATAAAACCTTCACAGTCAACTCGGAAAAACATTCGCCCAAATCGAGCAGCGCATCTTATTCAGTTCATAGACGGAGGTCTACCCTTAAAACTTACCATGAGAGAATAG